The genomic segment CGACTTCCCCAATGCCTACCTTCCGCTGGTCGCGGAACTCAAGGGTGATATCTACCGCGCGCGCGGACAGCTCAAGGAGGCCCATACGGCCTACCAGCAGGCTATGGTCGCCGCCGGCGGGCATGCCTCTGAATACCTGCAAATGAAACTGGCCGACGTCGGCACCTCTGATACTCCACAGCCAGAGAAACCATGAAGTATTTAGTTCTGTTCGCAGCCGTCCTGCTGACGGGGGGCTGCAGCCTGTTTTCCGGCGACAATGCAGCGCCGCCGAGCCCGCTGACCCAGTTCGAGACCACGCTCAAGGTGCGGCATGTCTGGCAGCGTGATACCAGTACCGGCACCCAGGGGCTTTACTATCAGCTCAAACCCTACCTCAGCGACGGCGTGATCTATGTCGCTTCGCTGGATGGGGATATCAAGGCCTATGACGCCAAGAACGGCGATCAGGTGTGGGCGGTGAAAACGGGCGACCGTATCACCGGCGGCCTCAAGGGCGGCGACGGTCTGCTGATTTACGGTACGGGACGCGGCCAGGCCGTCGCAATCCGCGCCAAAAACGGCGAGGAACTGTGGCGTACCCAGATGAGCAGCATCGTGATGTCCATGTCCGACGTTCATCTCGGTACGGTGGTGGTGCGCAGCATGGACGGCAAGATCGCCGGCCTGTCCAGCGGCAGCGGCGAGATTCTGTGGGTCGGCGGCCGCAAGACGCCGGCACTCAGCCTGTTCGGCATGAGTTCGCCGCACGTGCAGGGCAATACGGTCATCGCCGGTTTCGACAACGGCAAGCTGCTCGCCTTCACCCTGGATACGGGCAGGGTGCTTTGGGAAACCACTATCGCCACGCCGCAGGGCCGCAACGAGATCTCCCGCATAGTGGATATCGACGGCAATATCGACATCCGTGACGGCGTGGCCTACGTGGCCACCTATCAGGGGCGCGTGGGCGCCGTGAACATCAGCG from the Gammaproteobacteria bacterium genome contains:
- the bamB gene encoding outer membrane protein assembly factor BamB codes for the protein MKYLVLFAAVLLTGGCSLFSGDNAAPPSPLTQFETTLKVRHVWQRDTSTGTQGLYYQLKPYLSDGVIYVASLDGDIKAYDAKNGDQVWAVKTGDRITGGLKGGDGLLIYGTGRGQAVAIRAKNGEELWRTQMSSIVMSMSDVHLGTVVVRSMDGKIAGLSSGSGEILWVGGRKTPALSLFGMSSPHVQGNTVIAGFDNGKLLAFTLDTGRVLWETTIATPQGRNEISRIVDIDGNIDIRDGVAYVATYQGRVGAVNISDGKLLWSRAMSSYQGLTVGEHNIYLSDADSDVWALDRNTGASLWKQTKLKYREITAPALSGDYIVVADYNGYVHWLSKYDGHLVARDQVGESSILDTPLAVGDMVYFYNEWGWLTAVQRVGSVPPSRPLPGFLSS